The DNA window ATGTACCAAAAACAGCCCTAAACCGCCGGTCGCGCGCTCGTCGAGCTCGGCATTCAGATCGGGCATGGGCGCCGCACACGGGTCGAATGCGCTGCCGGGGTCGTGCATTTCCAGCACTAGCGCCTGTGGGTCTAGTTGCAGTTGCAGGCGCAGCGGCTGGGCGGCGCACTGGCCGTGGGTGAGCGCATTGCAGCCGAGCTCTTCCACGATCAGCCGCACCTGGTTGATGCGCTCGGCATGCAGGCCTTCGTGCGCCAGCGATTCTTCGAGTGCGTCGTTGGCGCCGGCCAGCTGGGCCAGCGACGGCACGATGGCCAGATCGAACTTCATGGGGCCGTTGCATTTCCGGGCGTGTCCCGGCCAGTCTCTGCGACCGGTCCAGCATGCTCCTGGCGCAGCCGGATCGCCAGCAACGTGATGTCGTCGTACGGATCGGCCTTGCCGGTGAAGCGGGCGATGTCGGCAATCACTGCCTTGCACTGCGCCGCAGCACTGCGGCGCGGGTGCAGCGCGGCCAGCAGCCGGTCCAACCCGTAGCCGGCACCGTGTTCGTTGATCGCCTCGGTCACGCCATCGGTATAGCCCAGCAATGTCTGCCCGGCCGTCATGCGGCCCTGCAGCACCGGGTAGGATACCTGCGGCTCGATGCCTAACGGCGCACCGGTTTCCAGCGGCAACGGACGTGCCTTGCCGTCGATGTCGATCAACAGGGGCGGCTCGTGGCCGGCGCTGGCCAGGCAGTACTCGCCGCTCATCACATCGATCAACCCGCACAGCACCGTGGCGAACATGCAGGTGTCGTTGTTCTCGGCCAGGCGTGTGGAGGCGGCGATCAAGATGCTGTCCGGGTGCGTGTGCCGGCGTGCGGCAATTTCCAGCATGCTCACCGCCCGCACCATGAACAAGGCTGCCGGCACGCCCTTGTCGGACACATCGCCTATCACGAACCACAACAATCCGGGTTCGGTTTCGACGAAGTGGTAAAAATCCCCGCCCACCGCCTTGGCCGGTTCCAGCCACGCGCAGGTTTCCAGATGCGAACTGGCGCGATCGAAGGTGCGCCCAGATGGCAACATCGCTTGCTGGATTTCGCGCGCAATCTGCAATTCGCTGTGCATGCGTTCGCGTGCGGCGGTCATCTCGCCGATCTCGGCGATGTGGTGAGCGATCGCATCGCGCGCGCTATCGAACGCACGTGCCATCACGCCCACCTCGTCATTGCGTTCGATGTGTTGCAGCGGATACTCGAATTGGCCGCGTCGAAAATGCTCGGCGGTATCGGTCAATTCTTCGATCGGCCGGGTCAACTTGCGCGTGATCCGCCCCATCAACCACCACCACACCGCCGCTCCCAGTAGCGCCGCCAATGACACCCATGCAGCCAGCCAGTTCAGGCCGGCCAACACATAGCCTTCCGATGCGGATAAGACGAAGGTCCAACCGCTGCGCCCCACCGCCGCGCTATGGGTGAGAAAGCGCTCGCCATCGGGGGCCGTGTGCGAGAACGAGATCGGCTGGCCTGCAGCGACCGCGCGCTGCAACGGCAGCAGGTCCGGTCGCGAACGCGCCACGTAGGCATCGAGCGTGCGATGCAGATTGAGTGCCGGATCTGGGCTGAACACCAACATGCCTTCCGGCGATACCAGCATCGGCTCGATGCTGCTATTGCGCGGCAACTGGTCGATGATGTTACGCAGATGGTGCAGCGGCAGTTCCACGCTGACCATCCCCACCGGCACCGCGTCCGGCGCATCCCCTGGCCGCCGCAGCGGCAGGTTGTAGCTGGTGTACAAGCCACTGCCATTCGCATCGATATAGGGCTCGGACCACCACGCGCGGCCCTCGCGCCGGGTGCGTAGATACCACGGCATCGCGCGGTAGTGGTAGCCCAATTCCGATGCCGACGTCTCGACGGTACGCGTGCCATCGCGATGCACGTACCAGACAAACCCGGTGTCGCCGGCTTTTTGCGTACGCGGCTCGATGATCAGGCGCGCCGCGCCGATATGCGGGTCGCCGGTGAGCGTCGCCAGCAGCAACGCACGCAGATTGAACGGCTGCAGGCCAACGCCACCACTGCTGGCCGCCAATGTGCGGCCACTTACCTGCACCGAGTCCAGCATCGCCGCCAAGCTGCGCGCGGTCTGCTTGGTCAAGCTATTGACCTCGGTGCGCGCGGCCTCCACCAACTCGGCCCGCGCACCCAAGTAGAACACCGTCCCCAACACCGCCAGCAACACCACCAACACGGCGGTGGTCGCCAGCAGCACGCGCATGCGCAAGCTGTTGCGCCAGTGCACGCGTGGGGCGACCGGTGTTGGTTGTGACAGCGATCGAGGAAGGGTGGCGATGGCACGCTTTCTCTGGCGGCGGATGCGCTCGATCATGGCAGCTTTGCTGTCGTGCATAACAGGTTGCAGTGGTCGCATCCCCAGGCGCGGTACCTTGACCTGCCGAGCGCGAGCGGACTAGATTGACTTTTCCTATTGCCATGGAGGCCGGCCTTGCGCCAGATTCTCACACCGAGCCTGCTGGCCCTTTTGCTGACGGCCTGTAACGCTCCGGAGACCAGCATGACCCAGACTCCATCCCCCGCCACCGAGGCTGCCGCAGAAGCCGACGTGGAGGCTGGTGGCCGCGGCCTTGCCAAGTTGAATCCCAACCCGCGCAAGGCTTTCGAGGTCACGCTCACCTTGAAGGACGCGCCTGGCGCATTCGCGCTTGTGCAAGGCGCGGCGCAATACGACGTCGCCAACGAGCAGGAATGCGGCAAGATCCAGCCCGACACCGGCACCGCCGGGCGCATCACCAGCCAGGAAGACTTCGCGCTCAAGAAGATCTCCGACACCCAATACCGCGGCACCGTCTATCTGGACCTGATGCAGGACGAAGACTATTACGGCCGCGGCGTCTGCCATTGGGAATTCAGTGGTGCCAGCGTGCTGCTCAAGGCCACGGGTGCGGAAGAAGAGACGCGCTTTTTGTCGTTTATCGACGGCAAGACGGTGACTGCGCAGCAGTCGCAGACAAAGTATTACTGGAGAGAGGGTTATCCGCGCTCAGGAATGGATGACTTCCCCGATGTCGGTGAATTGACTCCTGAGAAGTTCAAGCCGGAGATTCGCGACAAGCTCTTC is part of the Xanthomonas fragariae genome and encodes:
- a CDS encoding ATP-binding protein — its product is MKFDLAIVPSLAQLAGANDALEESLAHEGLHAERINQVRLIVEELGCNALTHGQCAAQPLRLQLQLDPQALVLEMHDPGSAFDPCAAPMPDLNAELDERATGGLGLFLVHQFADHIGYSRNGAYNIVRVTLLHPYAPVPEALS
- a CDS encoding SpoIIE family protein phosphatase; amino-acid sequence: MHDSKAAMIERIRRQRKRAIATLPRSLSQPTPVAPRVHWRNSLRMRVLLATTAVLVVLLAVLGTVFYLGARAELVEAARTEVNSLTKQTARSLAAMLDSVQVSGRTLAASSGGVGLQPFNLRALLLATLTGDPHIGAARLIIEPRTQKAGDTGFVWYVHRDGTRTVETSASELGYHYRAMPWYLRTRREGRAWWSEPYIDANGSGLYTSYNLPLRRPGDAPDAVPVGMVSVELPLHHLRNIIDQLPRNSSIEPMLVSPEGMLVFSPDPALNLHRTLDAYVARSRPDLLPLQRAVAAGQPISFSHTAPDGERFLTHSAAVGRSGWTFVLSASEGYVLAGLNWLAAWVSLAALLGAAVWWWLMGRITRKLTRPIEELTDTAEHFRRGQFEYPLQHIERNDEVGVMARAFDSARDAIAHHIAEIGEMTAARERMHSELQIAREIQQAMLPSGRTFDRASSHLETCAWLEPAKAVGGDFYHFVETEPGLLWFVIGDVSDKGVPAALFMVRAVSMLEIAARRHTHPDSILIAASTRLAENNDTCMFATVLCGLIDVMSGEYCLASAGHEPPLLIDIDGKARPLPLETGAPLGIEPQVSYPVLQGRMTAGQTLLGYTDGVTEAINEHGAGYGLDRLLAALHPRRSAAAQCKAVIADIARFTGKADPYDDITLLAIRLRQEHAGPVAETGRDTPGNATAP